In a single window of the Streptomyces sp. NBC_00353 genome:
- a CDS encoding L-fuconate dehydratase, producing MSQTVTDFEVHDIRFPTSEQLDGSDAMNPDPDYSAAYVVLRTDTPLGSEADGTVIEGHGFCFTIGRGNEVMAAAIEALRPYVIGRPAPRTAADLGALYRELTHDSQLRWLGPEKGVMHMAAGAVINAAWDLAAKQAGRPVWQFLSEMTPQELVSLVDFRYLTDVLTPGEALEILQAAEPGRTERAERLRAEGYPAYTTSPGWLGYSDDKLVRLAKEAVADGFTQIKLKVGGDLGDDIRRLALAREAVGPDIRIAVDANQRWDVADAVEWMTALAPYDPHWIEEPTSPDDILGHAAVRAGQPVKVATGEHVANRVVFKQLLQAGAVDFVQIDAARVAGVNENLAILLLAAKFGVPVCPHAGGVGLCELVQHLSMFDYVAVSGSWENRVIEYVDHLHEHFADPTVIEAGRYVAPRSPGFSARMLPASITAHRYPEGPVWQARRTPEEADR from the coding sequence ATGAGTCAGACCGTCACGGACTTCGAGGTCCACGACATCCGCTTTCCGACCTCGGAGCAACTGGACGGCTCGGACGCCATGAACCCCGATCCCGACTACTCCGCCGCCTATGTCGTCCTGCGTACCGATACCCCGCTCGGCTCGGAAGCAGACGGGACCGTCATCGAGGGCCATGGCTTCTGCTTCACCATCGGACGCGGCAACGAGGTCATGGCAGCCGCCATCGAAGCGTTGCGACCGTACGTGATCGGGCGCCCGGCTCCCCGTACCGCGGCCGATCTCGGCGCGCTGTACCGCGAGCTCACCCATGACTCGCAACTGCGCTGGCTCGGCCCCGAGAAGGGCGTGATGCACATGGCGGCCGGCGCGGTCATCAACGCCGCCTGGGACCTGGCCGCCAAGCAGGCGGGCCGACCCGTCTGGCAGTTCCTCTCCGAAATGACGCCGCAGGAGCTCGTCTCCCTCGTCGACTTCCGTTACCTCACCGACGTCCTCACCCCCGGCGAGGCACTCGAAATCCTGCAAGCCGCCGAACCGGGCCGCACCGAGCGCGCCGAACGGCTGCGCGCCGAGGGCTACCCCGCGTACACCACCTCGCCCGGCTGGCTCGGCTACTCCGACGACAAACTGGTCCGGCTTGCGAAGGAGGCCGTCGCCGACGGCTTCACCCAGATCAAGCTGAAGGTCGGCGGAGACCTCGGCGACGACATCCGCAGACTCGCCCTGGCCCGGGAGGCCGTCGGACCGGACATCAGGATCGCCGTCGACGCCAACCAGCGGTGGGACGTCGCCGACGCGGTGGAGTGGATGACCGCGCTCGCGCCGTACGACCCGCACTGGATCGAGGAACCGACCAGCCCCGACGACATACTCGGCCACGCCGCCGTACGGGCCGGCCAGCCGGTCAAGGTCGCCACCGGTGAACACGTCGCCAACCGCGTCGTGTTCAAGCAGCTGCTCCAGGCCGGCGCGGTCGACTTCGTCCAGATCGACGCCGCGCGCGTGGCGGGCGTCAACGAGAACCTGGCGATCCTGCTGCTCGCCGCCAAGTTCGGCGTGCCGGTCTGCCCGCACGCGGGCGGCGTCGGACTGTGCGAGCTGGTGCAGCACCTGTCGATGTTCGACTATGTGGCCGTCTCCGGCAGCTGGGAGAACCGCGTGATCGAGTACGTCGACCATCTCCACGAACACTTCGCCGACCCCACCGTGATCGAAGCGGGGCGCTACGTCGCCCCGCGCTCCCCGGGCTTCTCCGCCCGGATGCTCCCCGCCTCGATCACCGCACACCGCTACCCGGAGGGCCCCGTATGGCAGGCCCGCCGCACGCCTGAGGAGGCCGACCGATGA
- a CDS encoding SDR family NAD(P)-dependent oxidoreductase — protein sequence MTGTRDFDGMSALVTGGASGIGAAVATLLLERGADVAVLDRETAGAPTGTLALKADVTDDDAVRDAVGRAAAELGGLHTLVSNAGIGSIGTVEDNDDDEWTRVLDINVLGMVRTARHALPHLRRAAADRPGAVSITQTCSIAATAGLPQRALYSASKGAVLSLTLAMAADHVREGVRVNCVNPGTADTPWIGRLLGQADDPAAERAALNARQPLGRLVSADEVAAAIVYLASPAAASITGTALAVDGGMQGLRLRPAAD from the coding sequence ATGACCGGTACAAGGGACTTCGACGGGATGTCCGCCCTGGTGACAGGCGGCGCCTCCGGTATCGGGGCCGCCGTCGCGACCCTGCTGCTGGAGCGCGGCGCGGACGTCGCCGTACTCGACCGGGAGACCGCAGGCGCCCCCACGGGCACGCTCGCCCTCAAGGCGGACGTCACCGACGACGACGCCGTACGCGACGCGGTCGGCCGGGCCGCCGCCGAACTGGGAGGTCTGCACACCCTGGTCTCCAACGCGGGCATCGGCTCCATCGGCACCGTCGAGGACAACGACGACGACGAGTGGACCCGCGTCCTCGACATCAACGTCCTCGGCATGGTCCGCACCGCCCGGCACGCCCTGCCCCATCTGCGCCGCGCGGCCGCCGACCGTCCCGGTGCCGTCTCCATCACCCAGACCTGCTCCATCGCGGCGACCGCCGGGCTGCCGCAACGCGCCCTGTACAGCGCCAGCAAGGGTGCGGTCCTGTCACTGACCCTCGCCATGGCCGCCGACCACGTCCGCGAAGGAGTACGTGTCAACTGTGTCAACCCCGGTACCGCGGACACCCCGTGGATCGGCCGGCTCCTGGGTCAGGCCGACGACCCGGCAGCCGAGCGCGCCGCCCTCAACGCCCGCCAGCCGCTGGGACGGCTGGTCTCGGCCGACGAGGTGGCCGCCGCGATCGTCTACCTGGCGAGCCCCGCCGCCGCATCGATCACCGGGACGGCACTCGCCGTCGACGGCGGCATGCAGGGCCTGCGGCTTCGGCCCGCCGCCGACTGA
- a CDS encoding sugar ABC transporter substrate-binding protein — translation MRVRTTSAAACAVLLAVTALAGCNRESTDDGAGAGKVGIDLPRSDSDFWNSYQSYIEKGVKAGDVKALPLTNSQNDIGKLVANVQTFTDQGAKAVVMAPQDTGAIAESLNTLNDKKIPVVSVDTRPDKGNVYMVVRADNKAYGTNACKYLGEQLKGKGKVVEFQGDLSSINGRDRSQAFKACMDKDYPGIKVFELATDWKGDVASAKLQSTLAAHPDINGIYMQAGGVFLQPTLALLEQKKLLKPAGTAGHITIISNDGIPEEFDAIRAGKIDATISQPADLYAKYALYYAKAALDGKTFKEGPTDHDSNIIKIPNGFEDQLPAPLVTKDNVDDPKLWANQLEKKS, via the coding sequence ATGAGAGTGCGTACGACAAGTGCGGCAGCCTGCGCCGTACTGCTGGCCGTCACTGCCCTCGCGGGCTGCAACCGCGAGTCCACCGACGACGGCGCCGGTGCCGGGAAGGTCGGTATCGACCTGCCGCGCAGCGACAGCGACTTCTGGAACTCGTACCAGAGCTACATCGAGAAGGGCGTGAAGGCCGGCGACGTCAAGGCACTGCCGCTGACCAACTCCCAGAACGACATCGGCAAGCTCGTCGCCAACGTCCAGACCTTCACCGACCAGGGCGCCAAGGCCGTGGTGATGGCCCCGCAGGACACCGGCGCCATCGCCGAGTCGCTGAACACCCTGAACGACAAGAAGATCCCGGTCGTCAGCGTCGACACCCGCCCCGACAAGGGCAACGTCTACATGGTGGTGCGCGCAGACAACAAGGCGTACGGCACCAACGCCTGCAAGTACCTCGGCGAGCAGCTGAAGGGCAAGGGCAAGGTCGTCGAGTTCCAGGGCGACCTGTCCTCGATCAACGGCCGTGACCGGTCCCAGGCGTTCAAGGCCTGCATGGACAAGGACTACCCGGGCATCAAGGTCTTCGAGCTGGCCACCGACTGGAAGGGCGACGTGGCGTCCGCCAAACTCCAGTCGACGCTCGCCGCGCACCCCGACATCAACGGCATCTACATGCAGGCCGGCGGTGTCTTCCTGCAGCCCACGCTCGCGCTCCTGGAACAGAAGAAGCTGCTGAAGCCGGCCGGTACGGCGGGGCACATCACGATCATCTCGAACGACGGCATCCCGGAGGAGTTCGACGCCATCAGGGCGGGGAAGATCGACGCGACGATCTCCCAGCCCGCCGACCTGTACGCGAAGTACGCCCTGTACTACGCCAAGGCGGCCCTGGACGGCAAGACCTTCAAGGAAGGCCCGACCGACCACGACTCGAACATCATCAAGATTCCCAATGGTTTCGAGGACCAACTTCCCGCGCCCCTGGTGACCAAGGACAACGTGGACGACCCGAAACTGTGGGCCAACCAGCTGGAGAAGAAGAGCTAG
- a CDS encoding sugar ABC transporter ATP-binding protein, translating to MEKAPPAVQAEGVVKRFGPTVALDGVQLTVRPGESHALVGRNGAGKSTLVGVLTGLHKADAGTVRFGGEPAPAFGDTTAWQSKVACVYQKSMVVPDLTVAENLFLGRLDDESRWISWGRLRKRAEELLAEYGVQVDPRTRAGDLAVEQRQFVEIARALSFGARLVVLDEPTAQLDARGIGRLFDKLRELQSQGVAFLFISHHLQEVYELCTAVTVYRDARHVLTAPVADLAKSELVAAMTGEQGGGSAAWHAGGVPAAVRDESAEPVLRTEGLALEGQFEPLDLQVRPGEVLGLAGSAASGNTALGETLAGMRKATGGTVRVHGRSVRSGSVPHALDAGIGYIPEDRHDQGLVLGRSVAENATLTVTDQLGPWGTVLPSRTREFAQSMIESLDIKTQGPEQPVAGLSGGNQQKVVVARALARKPSVLVAVRPTAGVDVKSKDSLLGVVRRVADEGNAAVVVSDELDDLRVCDRVLALFHGRVVGTFASGWTDGELVAAMEGVGERE from the coding sequence ATGGAAAAGGCACCACCTGCCGTACAGGCGGAAGGCGTCGTCAAACGCTTCGGGCCCACCGTCGCGCTCGACGGTGTGCAGCTCACCGTGCGGCCCGGCGAGTCCCATGCCCTCGTCGGCCGTAACGGCGCGGGCAAGTCCACCCTGGTCGGCGTGCTGACCGGACTGCACAAGGCGGACGCGGGGACGGTCCGGTTCGGCGGGGAGCCCGCGCCCGCCTTCGGGGACACGACGGCCTGGCAGTCGAAGGTCGCATGCGTCTACCAGAAGTCCATGGTCGTCCCCGATCTGACCGTCGCCGAGAATCTCTTTCTCGGCCGGCTGGACGACGAGTCGCGCTGGATCAGCTGGGGGAGGCTCCGCAAGCGCGCGGAGGAGCTCCTCGCCGAGTACGGGGTACAGGTCGACCCCCGCACCCGGGCCGGCGATCTCGCCGTGGAACAGCGGCAGTTCGTCGAGATCGCCCGGGCGCTGTCCTTCGGCGCCCGGCTGGTCGTCCTCGACGAACCCACCGCCCAGCTCGACGCCCGGGGCATCGGCCGGCTCTTCGACAAGCTCCGGGAACTGCAGAGCCAGGGAGTGGCGTTCCTGTTCATCTCCCACCATCTGCAGGAGGTGTACGAACTGTGCACCGCGGTCACCGTCTACCGCGACGCCCGCCATGTCCTGACCGCCCCGGTCGCCGACCTCGCCAAGAGCGAACTGGTCGCGGCGATGACCGGCGAGCAGGGCGGCGGATCCGCCGCCTGGCACGCGGGAGGTGTGCCGGCGGCGGTGCGGGACGAGTCGGCGGAGCCCGTACTGCGTACGGAAGGACTCGCCCTGGAGGGCCAGTTCGAGCCGCTGGACCTTCAGGTCCGTCCCGGCGAGGTGCTCGGTCTCGCCGGTTCTGCGGCCAGCGGCAACACCGCGCTCGGTGAGACGCTCGCCGGGATGCGCAAGGCGACCGGCGGCACGGTCCGCGTACACGGGAGGTCCGTGCGGTCCGGCAGCGTGCCGCACGCGCTGGACGCCGGGATCGGCTACATCCCTGAGGACCGGCACGACCAGGGACTCGTCCTCGGGCGCAGCGTCGCCGAGAACGCCACGCTCACGGTCACCGACCAGCTCGGACCGTGGGGGACCGTACTGCCCTCCCGTACCCGGGAGTTCGCACAGTCGATGATCGAGTCGCTGGACATCAAGACTCAGGGTCCCGAACAGCCTGTCGCCGGGCTCTCCGGCGGCAATCAGCAGAAGGTGGTGGTCGCGCGCGCACTGGCCCGCAAGCCGAGCGTGCTGGTCGCGGTCCGGCCTACCGCGGGTGTGGACGTCAAGTCCAAGGACTCGCTGCTCGGAGTCGTCCGGCGGGTCGCCGACGAGGGCAATGCCGCAGTCGTCGTCTCGGACGAGCTGGACGATCTGCGGGTCTGTGACCGGGTGCTCGCCCTGTTCCACGGGCGTGTGGTCGGGACATTCGCAAGCGGGTGGACCGACGGGGAACTCGTCGCCGCCATGGAAGGTGTGGGGGAAAGGGAATGA
- a CDS encoding ABC transporter permease, producing MTGTIRPPAAGDINGGPKGGLGEDSPLSRLRLIRWSDFSLVPVILVLMVIGFIVSPVFLTSDNLIGVVQQSSELSLLVLGQALILICGRMDLSLESTIGIAPVVAMWLVLPTEGGRFAGLGLLPTWSAIPLCLLVGLAIGAVNGFLMLKLRVNGFIATLGMLTMLRGLHIGITEGKSITDVPESFRYLGKSEWLGAPAAVWICLVLFAIGGAALAWLRHGRSLYAIGGNPEAARAAGIRVDRVTWIVLAIGGLLAAFAGILYTGHYGAVAATQGNGWIFQVFAAAVIGGISLKGGRGTLFGALTGVLTLQLVVNVMTLGGVPALWNQFLNGAIIIVALVISRFASGEKQD from the coding sequence ATGACCGGCACGATACGGCCACCGGCGGCCGGCGACATCAACGGAGGACCGAAGGGCGGGCTGGGCGAGGACAGCCCGCTGAGCCGGCTCAGGCTGATCCGGTGGAGCGACTTCTCCCTGGTTCCGGTGATCCTGGTGCTGATGGTGATCGGGTTCATCGTCTCGCCGGTGTTCCTCACCTCCGACAACCTGATCGGCGTCGTCCAGCAGTCCTCCGAGCTCAGCCTGCTGGTCCTCGGCCAGGCACTGATCCTCATCTGCGGACGGATGGACCTGTCACTGGAGTCGACGATCGGCATCGCGCCGGTCGTCGCGATGTGGCTGGTCCTGCCCACCGAGGGCGGCCGCTTCGCCGGCCTCGGTCTGCTGCCCACCTGGTCGGCGATCCCGCTCTGTCTGCTGGTGGGCCTCGCGATCGGTGCGGTCAACGGCTTTCTGATGCTGAAGCTGCGGGTCAACGGCTTCATCGCGACGCTCGGCATGCTCACCATGCTGCGCGGCCTCCACATCGGCATCACCGAGGGCAAGTCCATCACCGACGTCCCGGAGTCGTTCCGCTACCTCGGCAAGAGCGAGTGGCTCGGCGCACCGGCCGCCGTCTGGATCTGCCTGGTGCTCTTCGCGATCGGCGGCGCGGCGCTGGCCTGGCTGCGCCACGGACGCTCGTTGTACGCGATCGGCGGCAACCCGGAGGCGGCGCGGGCCGCCGGCATCCGGGTCGACCGGGTCACCTGGATCGTGCTTGCCATCGGCGGTCTGCTGGCGGCCTTCGCCGGCATCCTGTACACCGGCCACTACGGTGCGGTCGCCGCGACGCAGGGCAACGGCTGGATCTTCCAGGTGTTCGCCGCGGCGGTCATCGGCGGCATCAGTCTCAAGGGTGGGCGAGGCACGCTGTTCGGTGCGCTGACCGGCGTACTGACGCTGCAGTTGGTGGTCAACGTGATGACCCTGGGCGGCGTCCCGGCGCTGTGGAACCAGTTCCTCAACGGCGCGATCATCATCGTCGCGCTGGTCATCTCGCGCTTCGCGAGCGGTGAGAAGCAGGACTGA
- a CDS encoding FadR/GntR family transcriptional regulator, whose protein sequence is MAVTDEAIEKIKGMIVSGALRPGDRLPKESELAAELGLSRNSLREAVRALSLIRILDVRQGDGTYVTSLDPQLLLEALSFVVDFHRDDTVLEFLAVRRILEPAATAMAATRITEAQLDVLSSQLDALGAQPSVEELVACDLEFHRGIVQSSGNSVLCSLLDGLSGPTTRARVWRGLTQEDAVSRTLHEHRAILSALRDRDTEAARSWATVHVASVEQWLRSTL, encoded by the coding sequence ATGGCTGTCACCGACGAGGCGATCGAGAAGATCAAGGGAATGATCGTCTCGGGTGCGCTACGGCCCGGCGACCGTCTGCCCAAGGAGAGCGAACTCGCGGCGGAGCTCGGGCTGTCCCGCAACTCGCTGCGCGAGGCGGTCCGCGCCCTGTCCCTGATCCGCATTCTCGATGTCCGGCAGGGCGACGGTACGTACGTCACCAGTCTCGACCCGCAGCTGCTGCTGGAGGCGCTGAGCTTCGTCGTGGACTTCCACCGCGACGACACGGTGCTGGAGTTCCTGGCAGTCCGCCGGATCCTGGAGCCGGCCGCCACGGCCATGGCCGCGACCCGGATCACCGAGGCCCAACTCGACGTACTGAGCTCCCAGTTGGACGCACTCGGCGCGCAGCCCTCGGTGGAGGAGCTGGTCGCCTGCGATCTGGAGTTCCACCGCGGCATCGTGCAGTCGTCCGGGAACTCGGTGCTCTGCTCCCTGCTCGACGGTCTCTCCGGGCCGACGACCCGGGCCCGCGTCTGGCGCGGCCTGACGCAGGAGGACGCGGTCAGCCGCACCCTGCACGAGCACCGGGCCATCCTGTCGGCGCTGCGCGACCGGGACACGGAGGCTGCGCGGTCGTGGGCGACGGTGCATGTGGCGAGCGTGGAGCAGTGGCTGCGGTCGACGCTGTGA